TGATCCCGCTGTGGATGCACGGCGGTTCGCTGATCCTGCTCGGCCTGGGTGCCTTCCTGATCCAGGTGATGGTGCAGGGCGCCTGGGGCGTGGTGCCGAGCCACCTCAACGAGCTGTCGCCGGCACTGGTGCGGGGTACCTTGCCCGGTTTCGCCTACCAGATGGGCAACCTGCTGGCGGCGGTCACGGCAACCGCGCAGAACTGGCTGGCGCAGCGGCATGGCGGGGATTTCGCGTTCGCCATGTCGTGGTGGATGGTCGGGGTTGCCCTGCTGCTGGCGCTGCTGCTGTGGCTGGGGCCGGAGGCGCGCGGGGTGGGGCTTGCCGCGGAGCCCTGAGGCCGGTTGCCATCCGTCCGCCGGCGGGCTGCTAGAATCCCCCGTTTGATCCCATCGACGAGACGCGCAATGAAGGCTGGCAAGGACAAGGTCATCGCAATCCACTACACGCTGACCGTGGATGGCGAAAAGGTGGAAAGCTCGCATGACCGCGACGAACAGTTGTGGATACTGCTGGGCCACGGCCAGCTGATTCCGGGCCTGGAAACCGCGCTTGAAGGCCACGAAGCGGGCGACACGCTGTCGGTGGACGTGGCTCCCGCCGATGCCTACGGCGAGCGTCAGGAAGGCCAGATCCAGCGCATGTCGAAGAAATACTTCCCGCAGGCAAACCGCCTCAAGCCGGGCATGACCACCGTGCTGAGCCTCAAGGAAGGCGGCCAGCGCGCGGTGACCGTACACAAGGTCGGCATGAGCGCGATCGATGTGGACCTGAATCACCCGATGGCCGGCAAGACCCTGCATTTCGACGTCACGGTTGGCGAAGTGCGCGACGCCACCGAAGAAGAAATCCAGCACGGCCACGCCCACGCGCCGGGCGCCGAAGCGCACTGAAAGTGCGCTTCATCAAGTAGAAGTAAAACGGCGCCCTTGGGCGCCGTTTTTCGTTCGCCCTCTC
This is a stretch of genomic DNA from Rhodanobacter sp. FDAARGOS 1247. It encodes these proteins:
- a CDS encoding peptidylprolyl isomerase, whose translation is MKAGKDKVIAIHYTLTVDGEKVESSHDRDEQLWILLGHGQLIPGLETALEGHEAGDTLSVDVAPADAYGERQEGQIQRMSKKYFPQANRLKPGMTTVLSLKEGGQRAVTVHKVGMSAIDVDLNHPMAGKTLHFDVTVGEVRDATEEEIQHGHAHAPGAEAH